AATGCCATCGACATCGCTGCGCTTCCGATTGGGGATATGCTGACGATGGGACCGGACGATGCGCTGCTTGCTGCGCGCTGGCTGCGGGCCGCCAAGGTCATTCCGGTGCATTACAACACGTTTCCGGCTATCGAGCAGGACGGAACGCAGTTCTGCGACCGGCTGAAGCAGGAAGGCATTGACGGCTATCCGCTCAAAGCCGGGGAAAGCCTGGAGGTTTAGGAAGAAGACGCGGGTGGCACGCAGATTTTCTTTTATCGGGCGCTGCCCTGCCGGGGCTGCACCATAATACCCGAGAGAGCATGCCCAGCCCTTTCCGACGACAAAAAGGATGACCGGCTTAATGGGCCGATCATCCTTTTTTTAAATGCCTCCTTTACGGAGGATGGCGAAGCCGTTTATTCTTATTCGTCCAAGGTTAAGGCGTCAAATATACCGCTTCTTCGGTGCGCGGCTGAGCATGGGCGCTCCGGCTCCCGGACAGATCCTCCGGATTGCCGAGCATTTCCAGTACCGTTACCGCGCAGTGCCGCGGCTGGTAGCGGTCGGGCGAGAGCCGGCGGAGACGCTGTTCCTCAAGCTCCGCGTACTCGCGCCGCAGGAGCCGGAACCACTTATCGACGACCCTCTCGGAGTCCAGCACCTCGGCAAGCCCGAGTTCGACGAAGTATTGGGAGTTTTTCTCTTCCTGCCCGGGAATGGCTTGGTAGAACAGCATCGGAATGCCTTTGGCCAACGCCTCGGTGCAGGTCATGCCGCCCGGCTTCGTAATCAGCAGATCGGCGGCGTCCATCAGCTTGTTGACGTCGCTGCTGTATCCGAGAATGGTAACGTTCGGATGCCGGAGCCGGGGATCGCTGCGCATTTTTTCCACCATTTTATCATTGCTGCCCATGCAGAAGACGAGCTGAATCTGATCCATCTTGGCCGTCAGCGCGTTCATGAACCCTTCGCCGAACATTAGGCCCCAGCCGCCGCCCATAACAAGCACCGTAGGCATATCTGCAAGTCCAAGCTCCTGACGGAGCGTCTCTTTGCTCGATCGTTCCCAGAACTTGGGGTGGACGGGGATGCCTGTTACCGTTACCTGTTCGGCGGGAATACCGCGTCCCGTCAAAATCGACTTGACCCGGGAGGTGGAGACGAGATAGCGGTTCACCTCTGCGTTAACCCAGCTGCCGTGCGCGTCGTAGTCGGTAATCAGCGTGTATAGCGGCACGTTCAGCCCCAGACGCTTCAGCCTGGAAACGACGGCGGCGGGAAGAGGGTGAGTACATATAATAAGATCGGGCTTAAGCTGCTCGATGACTTGCCGGGCATGAGTATAAAAAACCCGGTGCAGCGCCAATTTGGTGAAACGGTTCAGCGATCTGTGATATTGCGTCTTGTACAGCATGCCGACCAGCTTCGGCTGGCTGCTGACAGTCTTGCGGTAGGCGGAAAGAATCCACGGAGCCACCGTCGGGTTCAAAAATTTGCCCAGCTCGATGACCCGGCACTGGACTGCCGGATTGAGGCGCTTGATTCCTTCAGCCAGAGCATAGGCTGCCCCTGTATGGCCAGTGCCAAAGCCTTCCGAAAACAGCAGTACTCTTTTCTTTCGCATAATGTCACCCGCTACTTTCCATATCAATAGAATTGCAAAGTCTGTTACATTCACTATACGCCATATTCGCTCAGAAATTCTGTTCTCTTTTCACATTATACAAATAAGACGTAAATAGAAAGTTAAAACACTGCAAGAAATTAAAAATAAAACATTTGGGAATGTATTGCAATCCGGCGGTCAAAGTGGTAAATTAATCAGTGACTAAATGACCATATTCGTAAAACGGTCAGAATGCTTGAACAGCATTTCACAGAGCGGCGGAAAGGACGTGCAAAGAGTGGCAGTGGTGGACCGAAGGCAGCAGGTGATCAAGGCGGCGGCGAAATCTTTTTCACTATTCGGGTACAAGGCGACAACGATGGATCAGGTGGCGAAAATCGCGAACGTCGGCAAAGGCACCATCTATACTTTTTTTTCGAACAAGGAGCAGTTGTTTGACGAGATTCTTCACACGGTTATCCTCGAAATGAAAAATATCGCCGAACGGGAGATCAGGCGCGACAAGCCTTTCTTCGATAACCTGCAGCGGGTGCTGGACGCCCTGCTTGAATTCCGGAGCGAGCATGAGCTGTTTATCAAGCTTTCCCAGGAAAAGCGCGAATTCGGCACGCCGCAGGCGCAGGAAGGCCTCGACAAGCTTGAGAGTGTCATCCTCGGGTATATAGAACGGGAGGTGGAACACGCCATCGGGAAGGGAGAAGTCAAGCCGTGCGATCCCAAGGTCGTATCGGTGGTTATGCTGAAGCTGTATATCGTGCTGACCTCCGAGTTAAACAAACTGCGCGAGCCTCTGGACAAGGAGCAGATCAAATCGTATTTCCGGCTGTTTCTGGCCGAAGGGCTGGAACAGAAGCAATCGTAAGAGGGGGCGGAAGGCTGCCGGGGTGTAAGGCGCTTTTCGCTGCCGTGCCGATTGGGCGGGACTATCATTGGAAAAGCCGTGTGGGCTTTTTTTATTCCTTTTATTGACCAATCGGGGAAAATAGTCAGCGGTTATTACAGCAATACAGCAAAAACATAAAAAAATTCATAAGGAGAGGACCGGAATGAAATCATTATCTGTCTTTACCAAAGACTTGGGTACGGCATTCAAGAAGCCGATGACGCTGATTACCCTTCTGGTCGTGCTGTTCATTCCGATACTGTACAGCGGAGTGTATCTCAAGGCATTCTGGGACCCTTACGGCAATCTGGATAAGATGCCCATTGCGATCGTCAATGAAGACAAGGGCGCTGACTACGAAGGAACCAGGCTGAATGCCGGGCATGATCTGGTGGAGGAGCTTAAGAAAAGCAAAGATTTCGACTGGAGTTTTGTCAGCCGCGAGCAGGCGGCGGAGGGACTTACGAAAGACGAGTATTATGTGGCGATCATTGTGCCGGAAAATTTCTCCGCCAATGCGACGACGCTGCTGGATGATCATCCGACGCCTGCACAGCTCATTTACGAGCCGAAGCAGGGCGAGAACTTCACGGCAAGCACCATCGCGGGTTCGGCGGCCAAGGAGCTAAAAGCCAAAGTATCCGCGAAGATAACGGAGGCGTATGCGGATTCCGTCTTCGACAAAATCACCGATATCTCAAGCGGGCTTGGCGAAGCCAGCGACGGGGCGTCCAAAATCGCCGACGGCGCCGGCAAGCTGGACGACGGCGCGTCCAAGCTGAAGAGTAATCTGCTTGTCCTGAACGATGGCGCGGGCAAGCTGCTCAGCGGCGTCCAGCCGCTGAAGCAGGGCGCCGCGGCGATCAAGACCGGGGCCGCCCAGCTTCAAACGGGCGGCAGTTCCCTGGCCGGCGGGCTGAACCGGCTGTCCGCCGCCCATAAGCAGCTTGCGGACGGCGCAGCGAAGTCGGCGGCTGGCGCCAAGCAGTTGAGCGGCGGGCTGCAGCAGTCGGCCCAAGGAGCGGCGAAGCTTCAGACCGGAGCGGATTCCGTCGCGGGCGGCAGCGCGAAGCTCCAAAGCGGAGCGGATTCCGTCGCGGGCGGCAGCGGGAAGCTGCAAGCCGGCCTGGCTTCTTCAGTCGACGGCAGCGCGAAGCTGGCAGACGGACTCAAGGCCTCGGCCGACGGCAGCGCGAAGGTAAGCGCCGGGGCCAAGAGCGTCTCGGATGGGCTTCAGCAGCTGGCAGCGGCCAATCCGCAGCTCGCGGCGAGCGCCGATGTGCAGAAGCTGATCGCCGCAAGCAAGGCGGTTGCCGAAGGCAGCGCGCAGCTTCAGCAGAGCCAGGCGCAGCTCGCGCAGGGCGCAAGCGATTTGCACAGCGGCCAGGAGCAGCTGGCGCAGGGCGCCGCGCAGGTGCATGACGGAGCGCAGCGGCTCGCGGCCGGTTCGGGCGAGCTGAACAGCGGAGCACAGCAGCTGAGCGCCGGCGCCTCGCAGCTGGCCGAGGGGCAGCAGCAGCTCGCTCAAGGCGCGTCGGCGCTTGCAGCCGGCGGCGGCAAGCTGTCGGCCGGCATGCAGCAGTTCGGGACCAAGCTCGGCGAAGCGGCCCAGGGCGGCAGCAAGCTGGCGGAAGGCAGCGCCAAGCTAGAATCGGGCGCGTCGGCGCTTGCGGCCGGAGTCGCCAAGCTTGGCGGCGGCATCGGCTCGGTGGCGGAAGGCTCGCAGAAATTGGCCGACGGCGCGGGAGATTTGAAGGACGGTACGACCGACCTGAAGTCCGGATCTGCGGAGCTTGCGGGCAAGCTGGACGATGCGGCGGGTAAGACGGGCGCCGTCAAGAAGACAGACGAGACCGTCGGCATGTTCGCCGAGCCGGTCGAGCTGAATCAGGAAACGCTGAGCGAAGTGCCGAACTACGGTACCGGGCTCGCTCCTTATTTCCTGTCCCTGGGCCTGTTCGTCGGAGCGCTGATCTGCACGATCGTCATCTCGCTCCGTACCACTACGGTTGAGGA
This region of Paenibacillus sp. URB8-2 genomic DNA includes:
- a CDS encoding YhgE/Pip domain-containing protein, coding for MKSLSVFTKDLGTAFKKPMTLITLLVVLFIPILYSGVYLKAFWDPYGNLDKMPIAIVNEDKGADYEGTRLNAGHDLVEELKKSKDFDWSFVSREQAAEGLTKDEYYVAIIVPENFSANATTLLDDHPTPAQLIYEPKQGENFTASTIAGSAAKELKAKVSAKITEAYADSVFDKITDISSGLGEASDGASKIADGAGKLDDGASKLKSNLLVLNDGAGKLLSGVQPLKQGAAAIKTGAAQLQTGGSSLAGGLNRLSAAHKQLADGAAKSAAGAKQLSGGLQQSAQGAAKLQTGADSVAGGSAKLQSGADSVAGGSGKLQAGLASSVDGSAKLADGLKASADGSAKVSAGAKSVSDGLQQLAAANPQLAASADVQKLIAASKAVAEGSAQLQQSQAQLAQGASDLHSGQEQLAQGAAQVHDGAQRLAAGSGELNSGAQQLSAGASQLAEGQQQLAQGASALAAGGGKLSAGMQQFGTKLGEAAQGGSKLAEGSAKLESGASALAAGVAKLGGGIGSVAEGSQKLADGAGDLKDGTTDLKSGSAELAGKLDDAAGKTGAVKKTDETVGMFAEPVELNQETLSEVPNYGTGLAPYFLSLGLFVGALICTIVISLRTTTVEEASRFNRFASRTLIFSTMSLLQSLVAASILLYGLGLEVQSVPRFYAFTFIVSISFMWLIQALVTWLDQPGRFVAIVLLIFQLTTSAGTFPLEVIPKWMQSIHPLLPMSYSVQGFRSVISTGDYGRMWSDAGTLAIYGVGFLLLTLLYFMTRGRDSQVELNSEQVLSV
- a CDS encoding TetR/AcrR family transcriptional regulator encodes the protein MAVVDRRQQVIKAAAKSFSLFGYKATTMDQVAKIANVGKGTIYTFFSNKEQLFDEILHTVILEMKNIAEREIRRDKPFFDNLQRVLDALLEFRSEHELFIKLSQEKREFGTPQAQEGLDKLESVILGYIEREVEHAIGKGEVKPCDPKVVSVVMLKLYIVLTSELNKLREPLDKEQIKSYFRLFLAEGLEQKQS
- a CDS encoding MGDG synthase family glycosyltransferase, whose translation is MRKKRVLLFSEGFGTGHTGAAYALAEGIKRLNPAVQCRVIELGKFLNPTVAPWILSAYRKTVSSQPKLVGMLYKTQYHRSLNRFTKLALHRVFYTHARQVIEQLKPDLIICTHPLPAAVVSRLKRLGLNVPLYTLITDYDAHGSWVNAEVNRYLVSTSRVKSILTGRGIPAEQVTVTGIPVHPKFWERSSKETLRQELGLADMPTVLVMGGGWGLMFGEGFMNALTAKMDQIQLVFCMGSNDKMVEKMRSDPRLRHPNVTILGYSSDVNKLMDAADLLITKPGGMTCTEALAKGIPMLFYQAIPGQEEKNSQYFVELGLAEVLDSERVVDKWFRLLRREYAELEEQRLRRLSPDRYQPRHCAVTVLEMLGNPEDLSGSRSAHAQPRTEEAVYLTP